One Sporocytophaga myxococcoides DNA segment encodes these proteins:
- a CDS encoding 3-coathanger stack domain-containing protein, which translates to MKNRYIYNKPFYLLVAVLTFQSFLSLGQVQNPYWYFPPYKVDFTTSTPTVSLIGTGALTKTEASNGIHNTAGDLSFYIMGNDIQGRTGQTGTLNFSPFLKEGLIIPIIGECNSYYVLGYDVVHGIKNGMDVTQYFLTYSKISVNPNGTWTSTPGDYIPIDDPSDASFAVSPYWYKKHGHDNYTYYSVLFLMDGSTHAIDDYDVSSSGITKSDFNLSDTRGGKANELEVTRNGGVAFGFENQPIIRIVKSENIYQDYSIPGLLDGGFSGIEFSRDGLSVFGAERITNKIYKFNLLDNSVSEVAGSSGLGLSQLELAYDGYIYASNGTQLKGFDPEAASPSITKTITVPNPISGGIYTLVDQNDRVDYSNPFNMPECLGWITLSGLNSANPIPSSNLWSEYFGYQKIKTLGSVVVNTGTSVLFVASGSIELNPGFEAEYGSTFEAFVEECWTPEVPDWVTCPPTNRIAEESFDVAVPSGLVLSPNPTSGVFSIQCNFDLTEDVYGMISNSRGESVMTITSGMFNGNMLNVNMEGYAKGLYYLNIKNGNDQYDKKVVIQ; encoded by the coding sequence ATGAAAAATAGATATATATATAATAAACCGTTTTACCTCTTGGTTGCGGTACTTACGTTCCAGAGCTTTCTCTCATTAGGGCAGGTTCAGAATCCATATTGGTATTTTCCTCCATATAAGGTTGATTTTACGACATCAACTCCTACCGTTTCATTGATAGGTACTGGAGCACTTACTAAAACAGAGGCATCAAACGGAATACACAATACTGCTGGTGACCTGAGTTTTTATATTATGGGAAATGACATTCAAGGCAGGACCGGTCAAACGGGAACTTTGAATTTCAGCCCGTTTCTTAAGGAAGGTTTGATTATTCCTATAATTGGAGAATGTAATAGTTACTATGTCTTGGGGTATGATGTCGTGCATGGGATTAAGAACGGGATGGATGTTACTCAGTATTTTTTAACCTATTCTAAAATTTCAGTAAATCCCAACGGAACTTGGACTTCAACTCCTGGAGATTATATACCAATTGATGATCCTTCTGATGCTTCTTTTGCTGTGTCGCCTTACTGGTATAAGAAGCATGGACACGATAATTATACTTATTATTCTGTTTTATTTTTAATGGATGGTTCGACACATGCCATTGACGATTATGATGTTTCTAGTAGTGGAATTACAAAGTCTGATTTTAATTTATCAGATACTAGAGGAGGTAAAGCTAATGAGTTGGAGGTTACTCGAAATGGAGGAGTAGCATTTGGATTTGAAAATCAACCGATAATTCGTATAGTTAAATCTGAAAACATATATCAGGATTATTCAATACCAGGTCTTTTGGATGGAGGATTTTCCGGTATAGAGTTTTCAAGAGATGGTCTTAGTGTTTTTGGCGCTGAAAGAATAACCAATAAGATATACAAGTTTAATTTGCTAGACAATTCGGTCTCTGAAGTCGCCGGTTCTTCTGGTCTTGGACTTTCTCAGCTTGAACTTGCATATGATGGTTACATCTATGCTTCGAATGGAACACAATTGAAAGGATTTGATCCGGAAGCTGCGAGCCCTTCGATTACAAAAACAATTACAGTTCCAAATCCCATATCAGGGGGCATTTATACTCTTGTGGACCAGAATGATAGAGTTGATTATTCTAATCCTTTTAATATGCCTGAGTGCCTTGGATGGATAACTCTTTCTGGCCTTAATTCGGCAAATCCTATTCCATCAAGCAATCTTTGGAGTGAATATTTTGGTTATCAGAAGATAAAAACTTTGGGGTCTGTAGTAGTTAATACAGGAACCTCAGTTTTATTTGTAGCCAGTGGTTCAATTGAATTAAACCCTGGCTTTGAAGCCGAATATGGTAGTACTTTTGAAGCATTTGTCGAAGAATGCTGGACTCCAGAAGTTCCTGATTGGGTTACTTGTCCTCCAACCAATCGAATAGCAGAGGAATCTTTTGATGTTGCGGTTCCGAGTGGTTTAGTACTTTCGCCAAATCCCACATCAGGAGTTTTTTCTATTCAGTGTAATTTTGATTTAACCGAAGATGTCTACGGTATGATAAGCAATAGCCGGGGAGAATCAGTTATGACAATCACATCAGGAATGTTCAATGGAAATATGCTTAATGTTAATATGGAAGGCTATGCTAAAGGGCTATACTATTTAAATATTAAGAATGGAAATGATCAATATGATAAAAAAGTAGTGATCCAATAA
- a CDS encoding glycerophosphodiester phosphodiesterase family protein, translated as MKFDFFDFEGHRGCRGLMPENSTPGFLKAIELGVTTLEMDVVISKDQKVVVSHDPFFSHEFCLKPDGSEIKEEEERNYKLFAMTYEEIKTFDCGSKVHPRFPKQVKMPVYKPLLEDVIDAAETYASSLNHPKLFYNIEIKSTIEGDNTFHPPYEEFTDLLIEVLQKKHILNRTIVQCFDLRPLQYLHRTRPDITLSFLVENTLSFQENLSMLGFIPAIYSPEYILVDHELMKFAKENNMKVIPWTVNEVAEMKKLMEMGVDGLISDYVDRYKVIKN; from the coding sequence ATGAAATTCGACTTTTTTGATTTTGAAGGACACAGAGGCTGCAGAGGGCTGATGCCTGAGAATTCTACTCCCGGATTTTTAAAAGCAATAGAACTGGGTGTAACGACATTGGAAATGGATGTAGTGATCAGCAAGGATCAAAAAGTTGTGGTGTCACATGATCCTTTCTTCTCTCACGAATTTTGTCTTAAGCCTGACGGATCAGAAATTAAAGAGGAAGAAGAAAGGAATTATAAGTTATTTGCAATGACTTATGAGGAAATCAAAACTTTTGACTGCGGAAGCAAAGTACATCCAAGATTTCCCAAACAGGTAAAAATGCCTGTATACAAACCGCTACTGGAAGATGTAATTGATGCAGCAGAAACATATGCTTCATCACTGAATCATCCGAAGTTATTCTATAACATAGAGATCAAATCTACCATAGAAGGAGACAATACCTTTCACCCACCATATGAAGAGTTTACTGATCTTCTGATAGAAGTTCTTCAGAAGAAACATATTCTGAACAGAACAATCGTGCAGTGCTTTGATCTGCGTCCTCTTCAATATCTTCATAGAACTCGCCCTGATATAACCTTATCCTTTCTTGTTGAAAACACTTTAAGCTTTCAGGAAAATCTTTCAATGCTTGGCTTTATTCCTGCTATTTACAGCCCCGAATATATATTGGTAGATCATGAATTGATGAAGTTTGCAAAGGAGAATAATATGAAGGTTATTCCGTGGACTGTGAATGAAGTTGCTGAAATGAAAAAGCTGATGGAGATGGGGGTTGATGGGTTGATATCGGATTATGTGGATAGGTATAAGGTGATAAAAAATTAA
- a CDS encoding mechanosensitive ion channel family protein, whose protein sequence is MRDIILDISLYAEAYEMIFKKLLSWVRAFALMIPNFITAILIFITFSLIAKFVKKVLHRILLRTSISEDIIIILTRIVAVIIILVGVFFCLGILQLEKTVTSLLAGAGIIGLALSFAFQDLATNLISGFIIAVKKPFKVGDHIETNNFIGTVSAIDIRAIHLKTFDGQEVIIPSKDVLQKPIKNFHTFGERRIEFTIGISYNEDLEKVANLAQATLEKVTGRDPNKNVEVYFDTLNETSINLILKLWVNLAEHKNVFLVKHNAIIDIQKAFKENDIAIPLTARVREEFLASINQAPVLKLEKSNL, encoded by the coding sequence ATGAGAGATATTATATTGGATATTAGCCTTTATGCCGAGGCTTATGAAATGATTTTTAAGAAATTGTTGTCGTGGGTTCGGGCTTTTGCACTGATGATTCCAAATTTTATCACAGCAATTCTTATCTTCATAACCTTTAGCCTTATAGCAAAGTTTGTCAAAAAGGTATTACACAGGATACTTTTAAGGACCAGCATTTCAGAAGACATCATTATAATACTTACAAGAATTGTAGCTGTAATCATTATCCTGGTAGGAGTATTTTTCTGTCTCGGCATTCTTCAACTTGAGAAAACAGTTACCTCCCTCCTTGCTGGTGCCGGTATCATTGGTCTGGCCCTCAGCTTTGCTTTTCAGGATCTTGCAACGAATCTTATATCAGGATTTATAATCGCTGTGAAAAAACCTTTTAAAGTTGGGGACCACATTGAAACTAATAACTTTATAGGTACTGTTTCAGCAATTGACATCCGGGCAATCCACCTAAAAACATTTGATGGACAAGAAGTCATTATTCCCTCCAAAGATGTCCTTCAGAAACCAATAAAGAACTTTCATACCTTCGGTGAAAGAAGAATTGAATTTACTATAGGAATATCCTACAACGAAGATCTGGAGAAAGTCGCCAATCTGGCACAAGCCACTCTCGAAAAGGTAACTGGAAGAGATCCCAACAAAAATGTTGAAGTATATTTTGACACCTTAAACGAAACCTCTATTAATCTTATCCTCAAACTTTGGGTGAATCTTGCAGAGCACAAAAATGTATTTCTTGTAAAACATAATGCTATAATAGATATACAAAAGGCTTTTAAAGAAAACGATATCGCCATACCGTTAACAGCAAGAGTTCGTGAGGAATTCTTAGCTTCCATCAATCAAGCTCCTGTATTAAAACTGGAAAAATCTAACCTGTAA